From a region of the Triticum aestivum cultivar Chinese Spring chromosome 7D, IWGSC CS RefSeq v2.1, whole genome shotgun sequence genome:
- the LOC123164121 gene encoding uncharacterized protein: MVVMEDEEEEEEEENDDDDPDKKTYAVYLNHVAETPKHSIVCLICFLEKGKMKQIRKSSVEDHCRSLHNTPGIKCEKTGCMVRAKYRGDIGKHKKYCHDLKTGWWKKLRRHDGA; the protein is encoded by the exons atggtggtgatggaggatgaggaggaggaggaagaggaggagaatgatgatgatgatccggATAAGAAGACATACGCCGTCTACCTGAACCATGTGGCGGAAACCCCCAAACATTCAATAGTATGTCTCATCTGTTTCCTTGAGAAGGGCAAGATGAAGCAGATACGCAAATCATCT GTCGAAGACCACTGCAGAAGTCTTCATAATACCCCTGGTATCAAGTGCGAGAAGACTGGCTGCATGGTCAGAGCCAAGTACAGGGGAGATATTGGCAAACATAAGAAGTATTGTCACGATCTAAAAACCG GATGGTGGAAGAAGCTCCGAAGACATGATGGAGCTTAG
- the LOC123166479 gene encoding uncharacterized protein: MGSSITRCLALSGVLTTYGQRLAEFLAVHRLLPSEPQILERPTPPELPDDILMCILASLETPDLVRAGSVCSSWRSACARLCNLGLFRQTQTPCLLYTSESAGESVAGLFSLVENKSYTLALPDPPIRTRYVIGSSHGWIITADDRSELHLLNPITGDQIALPSVATIEQVKPIFDDAGALHKYQYSWYTGTPLLVDYDFPTPSVFSLGELRDYLFGKAFLSSDPSTGDYYVVLKHNPESQLSFARAGDDRWTWLPPHVDYADCVFKDSLLFALDSHGEVRTFDLSALVVTQTIVLGRMKSCIVECNYMYIAQAPCGDLLEVWRSRNSLGWEDEDVSEQGLEDGEDEHISEHKLEDATDGSGLEPEDREDADVSEPESGSDSHVIFTDKFDVFKVDFAATKLEDITSSCDSVMFLGHNQSLCLSADEYPQLKSNHVYFTDDDGYYHFGSMKSERDIGVLNLGNCTVERIVSPQLWSNWPAPVWFIPNPRKINLASHD; encoded by the coding sequence ATGGGTAGCAGCATAACCCGGTGTTTGGCCTTGTCGGGTGTGCTGACAACGTATGGACAGAGGCTTGCCGAATTCCTCGCCGTTCACCGTCTGCTACCCAGCGAACCCCAGATCCTGGAGCGGCCGACACCGCCGGAGCTGCCGGACGACATCCTCATGTGCATATTGGCCAGCCTTGAGACCCCCGACCTCGTCCGGGCAGGCTCCGTCTGCTCATCATGGCGTTCCGCCTGCGCCAGGCTCTGCAATCTTGGGCTTTTCAGGCAGACACAGACACCATGCCTCCTATACACCTCTGAATCTGCCGGTGAGAGTGTCGCAGGCCTCTTCAGCCTCGTGGAGAACAAATCCTACACACTAGCCCTTCCAGACCCACCAATTCGCACCAGGTATGTGATCGGCTCCAGCCATGGTTGGATCATCACCGCCGATGATAGGTCCGAGCTGCACCTCCTCAACCCCATCACCGGTGACCAGATCGCCCTGCCTTCCGTCGCCACCATTGAGCAGGTGAAGCCCATCTTTGATGATGCCGGCGCTCTTCACAAGTATCAGTACTCATGGTACACCGGCACTCCACTCTTAGTCGACTACGACTTCCCTACGCCATCGGTCTTTTCGCTTGGCGAGCTGCGGGACTACCTCTTCGGGAAGGCATTTTTGTCATCTGATCCATCCACTGGAGATTATTATGTGGTACTCAAGCATAATCCAGAGTCACAGCTTTCATTTGCAAGAGCAGGGGATGATAGATGGACTTGGTTGCCACCCCATGTTGATTATGCAGATTGTGTCTTTAAGGATAGCCTGCTCTTTGCATTGGATTCACACGGAGAAGTCCGTACGTTTGATCTCAGTGCGCTTGTAGTAACACAAACGATCGTTCTGGGGAGAATGAAGTCTTGCATCGTGGAGTGCAACTATATGTACATTGCTCAAGCTCCATGCGGTGATTTGTTGGAAGTTTGGAGGTCAAGAAACTCTTTGGGTTGGGAGGATGAGGATGTTTCAGAACAGGGGCTTGAGGATGGGGAGGATGAGCACATTTCAGAACACAAGCTTGAGGATGCGACGGATGGGTCGGGGCTGGAACCTGAGGATAGGGAGGATGCCGATGTTTCGGAACCTGAGTCAGGCTCTGATTCTCATGTGATCTTCACTGACAAGTTTGACGTATTTAAAGTGGATTTTGCTGCAACAAAGCTTGAAGACATTACTAGCTCATGTGACAGTGTGATGTTTCTTGGGCATAATCAATCACTTTGTTTGAGTGCCGATGAATATCCACAGTTAAAGTCCAATCATGTCTATTTTACTGATGATGATGGCTATTATCATTTTGGAAGCATGAAGAGTGAGCGTGATATTGGAGTCCTCAACCTTGGAAACTGCACTGTTGAAAGAATTGTATCACCTCAGCTTTGGTCCAACTGGCCAGCCCCTGTGTGGTTTATACCAAATCCCCGGAAGATAAATTTGGCATCACACGATTAG